Below is a genomic region from Deltaproteobacteria bacterium.
TGGAGTTTTTTCTCCCCCAGCCGGATGGCCTTCAGGGTAATTTCTCCCCCTATGCGAACCTCAGAAAAAAAATCGGTCTTGCCGGCCATATTACCCTTGAACCAACTTGATCTTAAACTTGCGGCGGCGGGGGCCATCAAATTCACAGAAAAATATTCCCTGCCAGGTGCCCAGCCCCAGGCGTCCGCCTTCGATAAAGACAGTCTCCAGAGAGCCCACCAGACTGGCTTTGATGTGGGCCGGGGAGTTACCCTCCAGATGGCGATAGGGCTCCTGAGGACTGATCAGTTTATTTAAGATCATCAGAATATCTGCCTTCACACTGGGGTCGGCATTTTCGTTGATGGTCACAGCGGCCGTGGTATGGGGAACAAAAATATGGCAGAGACCATCCTGCAGGCCGCTTTGGCGGACAACTTCCTGAACCTCAGGGGTGATATCGATCAATTCGGTCTGCGCCGTAGTCTGGATATTTAAGGTATGGACCATTTTCACCTCACGGTTGTTATCAAGGGGTCAGGTGGCGCGGTCACTGCTCTTTCCTGTTCAACAGCTTCTTCCACGTCCTTGAGATATTCCACTATGGCCAACATGGAGTGCCATACCAGACCCCGCAGGAAGGGATTCTCCCCCTGCAAGACTACTCGCCGATGCTTAAGGTCTTCCCCGGCAGCCTGAGCCATCCGGGCCTGCTCTGATTTTCCCAGGCAATCAAGAAAATAAGCCATTTCCAATAGTCGCCGACTTAACAAGGGGCGTTGCTCCAAAGGGAAAAGTTCTGCTACTGCCTGAGCTATTACCGCGTCCAATCGCTCGTTTTTTTGATCTTCGGTAAGGACAAGCGGACTTTCATAGACCTCACGAAGCTTCTGGAAGTAGGAAGCCAGCTCCTCCGGGGCCGGCAGCCAAGTCTGAAAGGCCTCATCCAGGCCTAGCTCGCGTGATTTTTCTAGATAGAGGATAGCCTCATGTTCCTCCAGTCGAGGTAATAAGTCCTCCAAAGTCGGGGCGGCCTCCAGGTCAATCCGCTCCAGCAACCGGTCCCGGACCCGCCGGTAGGTCGCCAGGCCTTCAGAATCGAGATCGGCGGTATTAGAATATGCCTCTTCTATCAGTTTCAAACCATAAGCCGGCGGCACTGAGACCATCCTGCCGAGCTGATCCTGATTATATTCTTCCAGCAATTCCCGACGCCGTTTTTTGCTCAGGGATAAGGTATAAAAATCCTTCAGACCTTCGCGGTCATTGACCAGAGCTTGCAAGACATTAAACCCCAGACCTTCTTTAGCTACCTGAAGAAAGATCATGCGATTGCCAAAACCATCAACCATGCTGATATGACACTCCGAGGGAGCCATAGGCGCAGGCCGGACCAAGGGAGAGGCCGCTAAAGATATGGGGGCGGGGACCGGTACCTGGCGAGTTTTCAAGACATGGAAGGCCTTTTTTAAAGCCTTCTGCCGGTGCCGGTCGGTTTCGGGCCCGAAATGGCGTTGTAAGGCTTCAGGTATAGCCGGATGAGCGATCCTGCCCAATCCGGCGATCAGAGCCAGGTCCCAGGCTAGGTCTCCCGGCGGCTGACTTGCCAAGAGTTCCAGGACTGCCGCTGCCTCCTGCCCTTCCGCCAGGGTCTGTTTAACCTTTTCCAAGAGCTCTTCCAACCCCTCCTGGGCCTCTGGGGCCAGGGCGGCTAAAGACTGTTCTCTAATCTTCTTGCTAGATTTTTTATCGCGCACCGTAACTCTCATTTTTGGTTAAAATCAACGGATTCGATGGCCACCTGATCGGGGTCGTCCTGTTCCCGGAAATAGACGTTGACCCGTTGCTCCCGGGATAAATCTAAAGTTTGCCCCACAAAATCAGGACAGATGGGTAGCTCCCGGCCGCCTCGATCCACCAGCACCGCTAGCCTGATCCGGCGAGGCCGGCCGAAATCGATCAGGGCATCGAGCGCGGCCCGCACCGTGCGGCCGGTGAATAACACATCATCTACCAGGACTACGTCCTGATCGTCGATCGAAAAGGACAGCTCAGTGCGGCCTACCTGCGGTTTGTGACTGATGCGAGTCCAGTCATCCCGGTACAGGGTAATATCGAGAATGCCTACCGGTACCTGTGTCGCCCGCCGTTGCCGAATTTTCTCCCCTAAACGCTGAGCCAAAAAGGCCCCTCCGGTGCGAATTCCCACCACCACCAGCCTGGAGAGGTCAGGCTGTTGCGATAGAATCTCCTCGGTCAAACGCTCCAGGGTCTGATCGAATTCCACCGCGTTCATAGTAACTGATCGATGTAAAGAATTCATTGGGT
It encodes:
- a CDS encoding YjbQ family protein, giving the protein MVHTLNIQTTAQTELIDITPEVQEVVRQSGLQDGLCHIFVPHTTAAVTINENADPSVKADILMILNKLISPQEPYRHLEGNSPAHIKASLVGSLETVFIEGGRLGLGTWQGIFFCEFDGPRRRKFKIKLVQG
- the pyrR gene encoding bifunctional pyr operon transcriptional regulator/uracil phosphoribosyltransferase PyrR, coding for MNSLHRSVTMNAVEFDQTLERLTEEILSQQPDLSRLVVVGIRTGGAFLAQRLGEKIRQRRATQVPVGILDITLYRDDWTRISHKPQVGRTELSFSIDDQDVVLVDDVLFTGRTVRAALDALIDFGRPRRIRLAVLVDRGGRELPICPDFVGQTLDLSREQRVNVYFREQDDPDQVAIESVDFNQK